In one Tripterygium wilfordii isolate XIE 37 chromosome 22, ASM1340144v1, whole genome shotgun sequence genomic region, the following are encoded:
- the LOC119990628 gene encoding serine/threonine-protein kinase OSR1-like isoform X1, whose amino-acid sequence MEKKKFPIGPEHYQLYEEVGQGVSASVHRALCVPFDEIVAIKILDFERHNGDLSNISREAQTMILVDHPNVLKSHCSFVIDHNLWVVMPFMAGGSCLHILKAAYPDGFEEAVIATILREVLKGLEYLHHHGHIHRDVKAGNILIDARGAIKLGDFGVSACLFDSGDRQRMRNTFVGTPCWMAPEVMEQLHGYDFKADIWSFGITALELAHGHAPFSKYPPMKVLLMTLQNAPPGLDYERDRKFSKSFKQMIASCLVKDPSKRPSAKKLLKHSFFKQARSNDYIARMLLEGLPALGDRIKALKRKEEDMLAQKKMPDGRKEEISQNEYKRGISGWNFNLEDVKAQASLIQDEDPVPDNNQVRTSNSLAGLEGHEKQPQMSSAGPFLQVAEQDNDLIPTQSTSLTFTRSSVNAMRSKMVRSDDNFSSASPCSEQHVLQNPSHNHDDNLKNNIHEKPILDNNGEISEGVASHTHERRGSSSESMTVTESTALLIRGESDKLQNLQQSNLACNGATANHAVDDTVLDIPTKVHKSSGASNSDELDEKAKPPVVQQRGRFKVTSENVEFEKVVPSAILQKSHSLQVGTFEVLNQHAAVSVPSALEAAASTLSASSMFPLLLSVLQTNILQRESILRLMKQISTCETTAKLASDGGSSMENVGVTEKSLLEAAHDKEKELLNELADLQYRLICSQEEVQKYKTENAECEFDTGLGEAWRMQME is encoded by the exons atggagaagaaaaagttTCCAATCGGTCCAGAGCATTATCAGCTTTATGAGGAGGTTGGTCAAGGCGTCAGTGCCTCCGTTCATCGCGCTCTGTGTGTACCTTTCGATGAGATCGTCGCCATTAAGATTCTCGATTTTGAACGTCACAACGGTGATCTG AGTAACATTTCTCGTGAAGCACAAACAATGATATTGGTTGACCACCCCAATGTTCTTAAATCACACTGCTCCTTTGTTATTGATCACAACCTGTGGGTTGTCATGCCATTCATGGCTGGCGGTTCTTGTCTTCATATATTGAAAGCTGCTTACCCTGATGGTTTTGAGGAGGCAGTGATAGCAACAATACTTCGTGAGGTATTAAAGGGTCTAGAGTATCTTCATCATCATGGGCATATACATCGAGATGTTAAA GCTGGGAATATTCTCATTGATGCACGTGGTGCAATCAAATTAGGAGATTTTGGTGTCTCTGCTTGTCTTTTTGATTCAGGTGATAGACAACGCATGAGGAATACATTCGTGGGGACACCTTGCTG GATGGCACCAGAGGTTATGGAACAGTTACATGGTTACGACTTCAA GGCTGATATATGGTCTTTTGGGATTACTGCATTGGAACTTGCTCATGGACATGCTCCTTTTTCAAAGTATCCTCCGATGAAG GTATTGCTAATGACCTTGCAAAACGCACCCCCTGGCCTTGATTATGAAAGAGATAGGAAGTTTTCTAAG TCTTTTAAGCAGATGATTGCCAGTTGTTTGGTGAAAGATCCTTCAAAACGGCCCTCTGCAAAGAAGTTGTTAAAGCATTCCTTTTTCAAACAAGCTAGGTCAAATGATTACATAGCCCGAATGCTTTTAGAGGGGTTGCCTGCTCTTGGTGATCGTATAAAGGCATTAAAG AGAAAGGAAGAAGATATGCTTGCACAAAAGAAGATGCCAGATGGTCGGAAGGAGGAAATATCCCAG AATGAATATAAACGAGGAATTAGTGGCTGGAACTTCAATCTTGAAGATGTGAAGGCTCAGGCTTCCCTG ATTCAAGATGAGGACCCTGTACCAGATAATAATCAAGTAAGGACCTCAAATTCCTTAGCTGGACTGGAGGGACATGAAAAGCAACCACAAATGTCTTCAGCAGGACCATTTCTACAAGTTGCAGAG CAAGATAATGATCTTATACCGACTCAATCGACTTCGCTTACATTTACTAGGTCATCCGTAAATGCTATGAG AAGTAAAATGGTCAGATCTGATGATAACTTTAGCAGTGCCAGTCCTTGCAGTGAACAGCATGTCTTGCAGAATCCTTCACACAATCATGATGATAATCTCAAAAATAATATCCACGAAAAGCCTATTCTGGATAATAATGGGGAAATTTCAGAGGGCGTGGCGAGTCATACACATGAAAGAAGAGGAAGTTCATCAGAGAGCATGACCGTAACAGAGAGTACTGCTCTTCTTATTAGAGGAGAAAG CGATAAGTTGCAAAATTTGCAGCAGAGCAACTTAGCTTGCAATGGAGCAACAGCTAATCATGCCGTGGATGACACAGTACTGGATATTCCAACTAAAGTGCATAAATCATCAGGTG CATCGAATAGTGATGAACTTGATGAGAAAGCAAAGCCACCAGTTGTTCAGCAACGAGGACGGTTTAAAGTAACTTCTGAGAATGTTGAATTTGAAAAG GTGGTGCCATCGGCAATACTGCAGAAGAGTCATAGCCTGCAGGTTGGTACTTTTGAG GTTCTTAACCAACATGCTGCAGTGTCTGTACCATCAGCACTTGAGGCTGCAGCATCAACTCTTTCTGCCTCTTCTATGTTTCCATTGCTGCTTTCAGTTCTGCAAACAAACATTCTTCAAAGG GAAAGTATTCTGAGGCTCATGAAACAGATCTCTACTTGTGAAACCACAG CCAAGCTTGCTTCTGACGGAGGATCCAGTATGGAAAATGTAGGTGTAACAGAGAAGTCTTTG TTAGAAGCAGCACATGACAAGGAAAAGGAGCTCCTCAATGAATTAGCTGATTTGCAGTATAG GCTAATATGTTCTCAAGAAGAAGTACAAAAATATAAGACAGAAAATGCTGAG TGTGAGTTTGACACAGGGTTAGGAGAAGCTTGGCGGATGCAAATGGAGTAA
- the LOC119990628 gene encoding serine/threonine-protein kinase OSR1-like isoform X6, producing the protein MEKKKFPIGPEHYQLYEEVGQGVSASVHRALCVPFDEIVAIKILDFERHNGDLSNISREAQTMILVDHPNVLKSHCSFVIDHNLWVVMPFMAGGSCLHILKAAYPDGFEEAVIATILREVLKGLEYLHHHGHIHRDVKAGNILIDARGAIKLGDFGVSACLFDSGDRQRMRNTFVGTPCWMAPEVMEQLHGYDFKADIWSFGITALELAHGHAPFSKYPPMKVLLMTLQNAPPGLDYERDRKFSKSFKQMIASCLVKDPSKRPSAKKLLKHSFFKQARSNDYIARMLLEGLPALGDRIKALKRKEEDMLAQKKMPDGRKEEISQNEYKRGISGWNFNLEDVKAQASLIQDEDPVPDNNQVRTSNSLAGLEGHEKQPQMSSAGPFLQVAEQDNDLIPTQSTSLTFTRSSVNAMRSKMVRSDDNFSSASPCSEQHVLQNPSHNHDDNLKNNIHEKPILDNNGEISEGVASHTHERRGSSSESMTVTESTALLIRGESDKLQNLQQSNLACNGATANHAVDDTVLDIPTKVHKSSGASNSDELDEKAKPPVVQQRGRFKVTSENVEFEKVVPSAILQKSHSLQVLNQHAAVSVPSALEAAASTLSASSMFPLLLSVLQTNILQRESILRLMKQISTCETTAKLASDGGSSMENVGVTEKSLLEAAHDKEKELLNELADLQYRLICSQEEVQKYKTENAECEFDTGLGEAWRMQME; encoded by the exons atggagaagaaaaagttTCCAATCGGTCCAGAGCATTATCAGCTTTATGAGGAGGTTGGTCAAGGCGTCAGTGCCTCCGTTCATCGCGCTCTGTGTGTACCTTTCGATGAGATCGTCGCCATTAAGATTCTCGATTTTGAACGTCACAACGGTGATCTG AGTAACATTTCTCGTGAAGCACAAACAATGATATTGGTTGACCACCCCAATGTTCTTAAATCACACTGCTCCTTTGTTATTGATCACAACCTGTGGGTTGTCATGCCATTCATGGCTGGCGGTTCTTGTCTTCATATATTGAAAGCTGCTTACCCTGATGGTTTTGAGGAGGCAGTGATAGCAACAATACTTCGTGAGGTATTAAAGGGTCTAGAGTATCTTCATCATCATGGGCATATACATCGAGATGTTAAA GCTGGGAATATTCTCATTGATGCACGTGGTGCAATCAAATTAGGAGATTTTGGTGTCTCTGCTTGTCTTTTTGATTCAGGTGATAGACAACGCATGAGGAATACATTCGTGGGGACACCTTGCTG GATGGCACCAGAGGTTATGGAACAGTTACATGGTTACGACTTCAA GGCTGATATATGGTCTTTTGGGATTACTGCATTGGAACTTGCTCATGGACATGCTCCTTTTTCAAAGTATCCTCCGATGAAG GTATTGCTAATGACCTTGCAAAACGCACCCCCTGGCCTTGATTATGAAAGAGATAGGAAGTTTTCTAAG TCTTTTAAGCAGATGATTGCCAGTTGTTTGGTGAAAGATCCTTCAAAACGGCCCTCTGCAAAGAAGTTGTTAAAGCATTCCTTTTTCAAACAAGCTAGGTCAAATGATTACATAGCCCGAATGCTTTTAGAGGGGTTGCCTGCTCTTGGTGATCGTATAAAGGCATTAAAG AGAAAGGAAGAAGATATGCTTGCACAAAAGAAGATGCCAGATGGTCGGAAGGAGGAAATATCCCAG AATGAATATAAACGAGGAATTAGTGGCTGGAACTTCAATCTTGAAGATGTGAAGGCTCAGGCTTCCCTG ATTCAAGATGAGGACCCTGTACCAGATAATAATCAAGTAAGGACCTCAAATTCCTTAGCTGGACTGGAGGGACATGAAAAGCAACCACAAATGTCTTCAGCAGGACCATTTCTACAAGTTGCAGAG CAAGATAATGATCTTATACCGACTCAATCGACTTCGCTTACATTTACTAGGTCATCCGTAAATGCTATGAG AAGTAAAATGGTCAGATCTGATGATAACTTTAGCAGTGCCAGTCCTTGCAGTGAACAGCATGTCTTGCAGAATCCTTCACACAATCATGATGATAATCTCAAAAATAATATCCACGAAAAGCCTATTCTGGATAATAATGGGGAAATTTCAGAGGGCGTGGCGAGTCATACACATGAAAGAAGAGGAAGTTCATCAGAGAGCATGACCGTAACAGAGAGTACTGCTCTTCTTATTAGAGGAGAAAG CGATAAGTTGCAAAATTTGCAGCAGAGCAACTTAGCTTGCAATGGAGCAACAGCTAATCATGCCGTGGATGACACAGTACTGGATATTCCAACTAAAGTGCATAAATCATCAGGTG CATCGAATAGTGATGAACTTGATGAGAAAGCAAAGCCACCAGTTGTTCAGCAACGAGGACGGTTTAAAGTAACTTCTGAGAATGTTGAATTTGAAAAG GTGGTGCCATCGGCAATACTGCAGAAGAGTCATAGCCTGCAG GTTCTTAACCAACATGCTGCAGTGTCTGTACCATCAGCACTTGAGGCTGCAGCATCAACTCTTTCTGCCTCTTCTATGTTTCCATTGCTGCTTTCAGTTCTGCAAACAAACATTCTTCAAAGG GAAAGTATTCTGAGGCTCATGAAACAGATCTCTACTTGTGAAACCACAG CCAAGCTTGCTTCTGACGGAGGATCCAGTATGGAAAATGTAGGTGTAACAGAGAAGTCTTTG TTAGAAGCAGCACATGACAAGGAAAAGGAGCTCCTCAATGAATTAGCTGATTTGCAGTATAG GCTAATATGTTCTCAAGAAGAAGTACAAAAATATAAGACAGAAAATGCTGAG TGTGAGTTTGACACAGGGTTAGGAGAAGCTTGGCGGATGCAAATGGAGTAA
- the LOC119990628 gene encoding serine/threonine-protein kinase OSR1-like isoform X2, producing the protein MEKKKFPIGPEHYQLYEEVGQGVSASVHRALCVPFDEIVAIKILDFERHNGDLSNISREAQTMILVDHPNVLKSHCSFVIDHNLWVVMPFMAGGSCLHILKAAYPDGFEEAVIATILREVLKGLEYLHHHGHIHRDVKAGNILIDARGAIKLGDFGVSACLFDSGDRQRMRNTFVGTPCWMAPEVMEQLHGYDFKADIWSFGITALELAHGHAPFSKYPPMKVLLMTLQNAPPGLDYERDRKFSKSFKQMIASCLVKDPSKRPSAKKLLKHSFFKQARSNDYIARMLLEGLPALGDRIKALKRKEEDMLAQKKMPDGRKEEISQNEYKRGISGWNFNLEDVKAQASLIQDEDPVPDNNQVRTSNSLAGLEGHEKQPQMSSAGPFLQVAEQDNDLIPTQSTSLTFTRSSVNAMSASPCSEQHVLQNPSHNHDDNLKNNIHEKPILDNNGEISEGVASHTHERRGSSSESMTVTESTALLIRGESDKLQNLQQSNLACNGATANHAVDDTVLDIPTKVHKSSGASNSDELDEKAKPPVVQQRGRFKVTSENVEFEKVVPSAILQKSHSLQVGTFEVLNQHAAVSVPSALEAAASTLSASSMFPLLLSVLQTNILQRESILRLMKQISTCETTAKLASDGGSSMENVGVTEKSLLEAAHDKEKELLNELADLQYRLICSQEEVQKYKTENAECEFDTGLGEAWRMQME; encoded by the exons atggagaagaaaaagttTCCAATCGGTCCAGAGCATTATCAGCTTTATGAGGAGGTTGGTCAAGGCGTCAGTGCCTCCGTTCATCGCGCTCTGTGTGTACCTTTCGATGAGATCGTCGCCATTAAGATTCTCGATTTTGAACGTCACAACGGTGATCTG AGTAACATTTCTCGTGAAGCACAAACAATGATATTGGTTGACCACCCCAATGTTCTTAAATCACACTGCTCCTTTGTTATTGATCACAACCTGTGGGTTGTCATGCCATTCATGGCTGGCGGTTCTTGTCTTCATATATTGAAAGCTGCTTACCCTGATGGTTTTGAGGAGGCAGTGATAGCAACAATACTTCGTGAGGTATTAAAGGGTCTAGAGTATCTTCATCATCATGGGCATATACATCGAGATGTTAAA GCTGGGAATATTCTCATTGATGCACGTGGTGCAATCAAATTAGGAGATTTTGGTGTCTCTGCTTGTCTTTTTGATTCAGGTGATAGACAACGCATGAGGAATACATTCGTGGGGACACCTTGCTG GATGGCACCAGAGGTTATGGAACAGTTACATGGTTACGACTTCAA GGCTGATATATGGTCTTTTGGGATTACTGCATTGGAACTTGCTCATGGACATGCTCCTTTTTCAAAGTATCCTCCGATGAAG GTATTGCTAATGACCTTGCAAAACGCACCCCCTGGCCTTGATTATGAAAGAGATAGGAAGTTTTCTAAG TCTTTTAAGCAGATGATTGCCAGTTGTTTGGTGAAAGATCCTTCAAAACGGCCCTCTGCAAAGAAGTTGTTAAAGCATTCCTTTTTCAAACAAGCTAGGTCAAATGATTACATAGCCCGAATGCTTTTAGAGGGGTTGCCTGCTCTTGGTGATCGTATAAAGGCATTAAAG AGAAAGGAAGAAGATATGCTTGCACAAAAGAAGATGCCAGATGGTCGGAAGGAGGAAATATCCCAG AATGAATATAAACGAGGAATTAGTGGCTGGAACTTCAATCTTGAAGATGTGAAGGCTCAGGCTTCCCTG ATTCAAGATGAGGACCCTGTACCAGATAATAATCAAGTAAGGACCTCAAATTCCTTAGCTGGACTGGAGGGACATGAAAAGCAACCACAAATGTCTTCAGCAGGACCATTTCTACAAGTTGCAGAG CAAGATAATGATCTTATACCGACTCAATCGACTTCGCTTACATTTACTAGGTCATCCGTAAATGCTATGAG TGCCAGTCCTTGCAGTGAACAGCATGTCTTGCAGAATCCTTCACACAATCATGATGATAATCTCAAAAATAATATCCACGAAAAGCCTATTCTGGATAATAATGGGGAAATTTCAGAGGGCGTGGCGAGTCATACACATGAAAGAAGAGGAAGTTCATCAGAGAGCATGACCGTAACAGAGAGTACTGCTCTTCTTATTAGAGGAGAAAG CGATAAGTTGCAAAATTTGCAGCAGAGCAACTTAGCTTGCAATGGAGCAACAGCTAATCATGCCGTGGATGACACAGTACTGGATATTCCAACTAAAGTGCATAAATCATCAGGTG CATCGAATAGTGATGAACTTGATGAGAAAGCAAAGCCACCAGTTGTTCAGCAACGAGGACGGTTTAAAGTAACTTCTGAGAATGTTGAATTTGAAAAG GTGGTGCCATCGGCAATACTGCAGAAGAGTCATAGCCTGCAGGTTGGTACTTTTGAG GTTCTTAACCAACATGCTGCAGTGTCTGTACCATCAGCACTTGAGGCTGCAGCATCAACTCTTTCTGCCTCTTCTATGTTTCCATTGCTGCTTTCAGTTCTGCAAACAAACATTCTTCAAAGG GAAAGTATTCTGAGGCTCATGAAACAGATCTCTACTTGTGAAACCACAG CCAAGCTTGCTTCTGACGGAGGATCCAGTATGGAAAATGTAGGTGTAACAGAGAAGTCTTTG TTAGAAGCAGCACATGACAAGGAAAAGGAGCTCCTCAATGAATTAGCTGATTTGCAGTATAG GCTAATATGTTCTCAAGAAGAAGTACAAAAATATAAGACAGAAAATGCTGAG TGTGAGTTTGACACAGGGTTAGGAGAAGCTTGGCGGATGCAAATGGAGTAA
- the LOC119990628 gene encoding serine/threonine-protein kinase OSR1-like isoform X3: MEKKKFPIGPEHYQLYEEVGQGVSASVHRALCVPFDEIVAIKILDFERHNGDLSNISREAQTMILVDHPNVLKSHCSFVIDHNLWVVMPFMAGGSCLHILKAAYPDGFEEAVIATILREVLKGLEYLHHHGHIHRDVKAGNILIDARGAIKLGDFGVSACLFDSGDRQRMRNTFVGTPCWMAPEVMEQLHGYDFKADIWSFGITALELAHGHAPFSKYPPMKVLLMTLQNAPPGLDYERDRKFSKSFKQMIASCLVKDPSKRPSAKKLLKHSFFKQARSNDYIARMLLEGLPALGDRIKALKRKEEDMLAQKKMPDGRKEEISQNEYKRGISGWNFNLEDVKAQASLIQDEDPVPDNNQVRTSNSLAGLEGHEKQPQMSSAGPFLQVAEQDNDLIPTQSTSLTFTRSSVNAMSPCSEQHVLQNPSHNHDDNLKNNIHEKPILDNNGEISEGVASHTHERRGSSSESMTVTESTALLIRGESDKLQNLQQSNLACNGATANHAVDDTVLDIPTKVHKSSGASNSDELDEKAKPPVVQQRGRFKVTSENVEFEKVVPSAILQKSHSLQVGTFEVLNQHAAVSVPSALEAAASTLSASSMFPLLLSVLQTNILQRESILRLMKQISTCETTAKLASDGGSSMENVGVTEKSLLEAAHDKEKELLNELADLQYRLICSQEEVQKYKTENAECEFDTGLGEAWRMQME, from the exons atggagaagaaaaagttTCCAATCGGTCCAGAGCATTATCAGCTTTATGAGGAGGTTGGTCAAGGCGTCAGTGCCTCCGTTCATCGCGCTCTGTGTGTACCTTTCGATGAGATCGTCGCCATTAAGATTCTCGATTTTGAACGTCACAACGGTGATCTG AGTAACATTTCTCGTGAAGCACAAACAATGATATTGGTTGACCACCCCAATGTTCTTAAATCACACTGCTCCTTTGTTATTGATCACAACCTGTGGGTTGTCATGCCATTCATGGCTGGCGGTTCTTGTCTTCATATATTGAAAGCTGCTTACCCTGATGGTTTTGAGGAGGCAGTGATAGCAACAATACTTCGTGAGGTATTAAAGGGTCTAGAGTATCTTCATCATCATGGGCATATACATCGAGATGTTAAA GCTGGGAATATTCTCATTGATGCACGTGGTGCAATCAAATTAGGAGATTTTGGTGTCTCTGCTTGTCTTTTTGATTCAGGTGATAGACAACGCATGAGGAATACATTCGTGGGGACACCTTGCTG GATGGCACCAGAGGTTATGGAACAGTTACATGGTTACGACTTCAA GGCTGATATATGGTCTTTTGGGATTACTGCATTGGAACTTGCTCATGGACATGCTCCTTTTTCAAAGTATCCTCCGATGAAG GTATTGCTAATGACCTTGCAAAACGCACCCCCTGGCCTTGATTATGAAAGAGATAGGAAGTTTTCTAAG TCTTTTAAGCAGATGATTGCCAGTTGTTTGGTGAAAGATCCTTCAAAACGGCCCTCTGCAAAGAAGTTGTTAAAGCATTCCTTTTTCAAACAAGCTAGGTCAAATGATTACATAGCCCGAATGCTTTTAGAGGGGTTGCCTGCTCTTGGTGATCGTATAAAGGCATTAAAG AGAAAGGAAGAAGATATGCTTGCACAAAAGAAGATGCCAGATGGTCGGAAGGAGGAAATATCCCAG AATGAATATAAACGAGGAATTAGTGGCTGGAACTTCAATCTTGAAGATGTGAAGGCTCAGGCTTCCCTG ATTCAAGATGAGGACCCTGTACCAGATAATAATCAAGTAAGGACCTCAAATTCCTTAGCTGGACTGGAGGGACATGAAAAGCAACCACAAATGTCTTCAGCAGGACCATTTCTACAAGTTGCAGAG CAAGATAATGATCTTATACCGACTCAATCGACTTCGCTTACATTTACTAGGTCATCCGTAAATGCTATGAG TCCTTGCAGTGAACAGCATGTCTTGCAGAATCCTTCACACAATCATGATGATAATCTCAAAAATAATATCCACGAAAAGCCTATTCTGGATAATAATGGGGAAATTTCAGAGGGCGTGGCGAGTCATACACATGAAAGAAGAGGAAGTTCATCAGAGAGCATGACCGTAACAGAGAGTACTGCTCTTCTTATTAGAGGAGAAAG CGATAAGTTGCAAAATTTGCAGCAGAGCAACTTAGCTTGCAATGGAGCAACAGCTAATCATGCCGTGGATGACACAGTACTGGATATTCCAACTAAAGTGCATAAATCATCAGGTG CATCGAATAGTGATGAACTTGATGAGAAAGCAAAGCCACCAGTTGTTCAGCAACGAGGACGGTTTAAAGTAACTTCTGAGAATGTTGAATTTGAAAAG GTGGTGCCATCGGCAATACTGCAGAAGAGTCATAGCCTGCAGGTTGGTACTTTTGAG GTTCTTAACCAACATGCTGCAGTGTCTGTACCATCAGCACTTGAGGCTGCAGCATCAACTCTTTCTGCCTCTTCTATGTTTCCATTGCTGCTTTCAGTTCTGCAAACAAACATTCTTCAAAGG GAAAGTATTCTGAGGCTCATGAAACAGATCTCTACTTGTGAAACCACAG CCAAGCTTGCTTCTGACGGAGGATCCAGTATGGAAAATGTAGGTGTAACAGAGAAGTCTTTG TTAGAAGCAGCACATGACAAGGAAAAGGAGCTCCTCAATGAATTAGCTGATTTGCAGTATAG GCTAATATGTTCTCAAGAAGAAGTACAAAAATATAAGACAGAAAATGCTGAG TGTGAGTTTGACACAGGGTTAGGAGAAGCTTGGCGGATGCAAATGGAGTAA
- the LOC119990628 gene encoding serine/threonine-protein kinase OSR1-like isoform X5, whose protein sequence is MEKKKFPIGPEHYQLYEEVGQGVSASVHRALCVPFDEIVAIKILDFERHNGDLSNISREAQTMILVDHPNVLKSHCSFVIDHNLWVVMPFMAGGSCLHILKAAYPDGFEEAVIATILREVLKGLEYLHHHGHIHRDVKAGNILIDARGAIKLGDFGVSACLFDSGDRQRMRNTFVGTPCWMAPEVMEQLHGYDFKADIWSFGITALELAHGHAPFSKYPPMKVLLMTLQNAPPGLDYERDRKFSKSFKQMIASCLVKDPSKRPSAKKLLKHSFFKQARSNDYIARMLLEGLPALGDRIKALKRKEEDMLAQKKMPDGRKEEISQNEYKRGISGWNFNLEDVKAQASLIQDEDPVPDNNQVRTSNSLAGLEGHEKQPQMSSAGPFLQVAEQDNDLIPTQSTSLTFTRSSVNAMSEQHVLQNPSHNHDDNLKNNIHEKPILDNNGEISEGVASHTHERRGSSSESMTVTESTALLIRGESDKLQNLQQSNLACNGATANHAVDDTVLDIPTKVHKSSGASNSDELDEKAKPPVVQQRGRFKVTSENVEFEKVVPSAILQKSHSLQVGTFEVLNQHAAVSVPSALEAAASTLSASSMFPLLLSVLQTNILQRESILRLMKQISTCETTAKLASDGGSSMENVGVTEKSLLEAAHDKEKELLNELADLQYRLICSQEEVQKYKTENAECEFDTGLGEAWRMQME, encoded by the exons atggagaagaaaaagttTCCAATCGGTCCAGAGCATTATCAGCTTTATGAGGAGGTTGGTCAAGGCGTCAGTGCCTCCGTTCATCGCGCTCTGTGTGTACCTTTCGATGAGATCGTCGCCATTAAGATTCTCGATTTTGAACGTCACAACGGTGATCTG AGTAACATTTCTCGTGAAGCACAAACAATGATATTGGTTGACCACCCCAATGTTCTTAAATCACACTGCTCCTTTGTTATTGATCACAACCTGTGGGTTGTCATGCCATTCATGGCTGGCGGTTCTTGTCTTCATATATTGAAAGCTGCTTACCCTGATGGTTTTGAGGAGGCAGTGATAGCAACAATACTTCGTGAGGTATTAAAGGGTCTAGAGTATCTTCATCATCATGGGCATATACATCGAGATGTTAAA GCTGGGAATATTCTCATTGATGCACGTGGTGCAATCAAATTAGGAGATTTTGGTGTCTCTGCTTGTCTTTTTGATTCAGGTGATAGACAACGCATGAGGAATACATTCGTGGGGACACCTTGCTG GATGGCACCAGAGGTTATGGAACAGTTACATGGTTACGACTTCAA GGCTGATATATGGTCTTTTGGGATTACTGCATTGGAACTTGCTCATGGACATGCTCCTTTTTCAAAGTATCCTCCGATGAAG GTATTGCTAATGACCTTGCAAAACGCACCCCCTGGCCTTGATTATGAAAGAGATAGGAAGTTTTCTAAG TCTTTTAAGCAGATGATTGCCAGTTGTTTGGTGAAAGATCCTTCAAAACGGCCCTCTGCAAAGAAGTTGTTAAAGCATTCCTTTTTCAAACAAGCTAGGTCAAATGATTACATAGCCCGAATGCTTTTAGAGGGGTTGCCTGCTCTTGGTGATCGTATAAAGGCATTAAAG AGAAAGGAAGAAGATATGCTTGCACAAAAGAAGATGCCAGATGGTCGGAAGGAGGAAATATCCCAG AATGAATATAAACGAGGAATTAGTGGCTGGAACTTCAATCTTGAAGATGTGAAGGCTCAGGCTTCCCTG ATTCAAGATGAGGACCCTGTACCAGATAATAATCAAGTAAGGACCTCAAATTCCTTAGCTGGACTGGAGGGACATGAAAAGCAACCACAAATGTCTTCAGCAGGACCATTTCTACAAGTTGCAGAG CAAGATAATGATCTTATACCGACTCAATCGACTTCGCTTACATTTACTAGGTCATCCGTAAATGCTATGAG TGAACAGCATGTCTTGCAGAATCCTTCACACAATCATGATGATAATCTCAAAAATAATATCCACGAAAAGCCTATTCTGGATAATAATGGGGAAATTTCAGAGGGCGTGGCGAGTCATACACATGAAAGAAGAGGAAGTTCATCAGAGAGCATGACCGTAACAGAGAGTACTGCTCTTCTTATTAGAGGAGAAAG CGATAAGTTGCAAAATTTGCAGCAGAGCAACTTAGCTTGCAATGGAGCAACAGCTAATCATGCCGTGGATGACACAGTACTGGATATTCCAACTAAAGTGCATAAATCATCAGGTG CATCGAATAGTGATGAACTTGATGAGAAAGCAAAGCCACCAGTTGTTCAGCAACGAGGACGGTTTAAAGTAACTTCTGAGAATGTTGAATTTGAAAAG GTGGTGCCATCGGCAATACTGCAGAAGAGTCATAGCCTGCAGGTTGGTACTTTTGAG GTTCTTAACCAACATGCTGCAGTGTCTGTACCATCAGCACTTGAGGCTGCAGCATCAACTCTTTCTGCCTCTTCTATGTTTCCATTGCTGCTTTCAGTTCTGCAAACAAACATTCTTCAAAGG GAAAGTATTCTGAGGCTCATGAAACAGATCTCTACTTGTGAAACCACAG CCAAGCTTGCTTCTGACGGAGGATCCAGTATGGAAAATGTAGGTGTAACAGAGAAGTCTTTG TTAGAAGCAGCACATGACAAGGAAAAGGAGCTCCTCAATGAATTAGCTGATTTGCAGTATAG GCTAATATGTTCTCAAGAAGAAGTACAAAAATATAAGACAGAAAATGCTGAG TGTGAGTTTGACACAGGGTTAGGAGAAGCTTGGCGGATGCAAATGGAGTAA